The genomic DNA GGAGCTCCCAGGGCCAGCCCTGTGGACACTTGTGGAGTCTGGGGAATGGTTCCGGGCATAAGTAGGGGGGCATGGGAATCAGCCTCCCCTGCTCCTCATGTTACTTCAGTCATCACAACAGCCCTGAAAAGCGAGGGCCTTATCCCCATGGCACaggtgatgaaactgaggcttgggagaGTGAACAGACACGCCCACACTCACATGGTTCACGGGAAGACTGAAGCCCAGGCTTGGCCGGCCCACAGCCACATTCAGGCCAACAGACCATCCCTCCTTCCACAGGGGAGAAGCGCATCTACCGGGTGCCTGTGTTCACAGCACCCTTCTGCCAGGCCCTGCTGGAAGAGCTGGAGCATTTCGAGCAGTCGGACATGCCTAAGGGGAGGCCCAACACCATGAACAACTACGGGGTGGGTGAGGCCTGGCCAGTGGCGGTGGAGGGGGTGGCTGAGGTCAGGAGGCAGTGTTGGAGGTGCTGCAGATGGGCAGCCTGCCCGGGCTGCGAAAGGTCACAGTGGGATCACGGCGGAGTGGAACCCCAGGGTTGCAGCCCCCTAGTTTCCTTGCTGACCCCAGGAATCCCCTCCCAGGTGCTGCTGCACGAGCTCGGACTGGACGAGCCGCTGATGACACCACTGCGGGAGCGCTTCCTGCAGCCACTGATGGCCCTGCTGTACCCCGACTGTGGCGGGGGCCGGCTCGACAGCCACCGGGCCTTTGTGGTCAAATACGCACTGGGCCAGGACCTCGAGCTGGGCTGCCACTATGATAATGCCGAGCTCACCCTCAACGTGGCCTTGGGCAAGGTCTTCACAGGGGGCGCCCTGTATTTTGGGGGCCTCTTCCAGGTGAGTGTGCGACCCATGCGGCAGGACCTGGGGCAGCTGTGAGTGCCCAGGCCTGAGCCGTGCCATCTGCAGGCACCCACAGCCCTGACGGAGCCCCTGGAGGTGGAGCACGTGGTGGGCCAGGGTGTTCTCCACCGTGGCGGCCAGCTACATGGGGCCCGGCCTTTGGGCACTGGTGAGCGTTGGAACCTCGTCGTCTGGCTCCGAGCCTCTGCCGTGCGCAACCGCCTCTGTCCCATGTGCCACCGTGAGCCCGACCTGGTGGATGATGAGGGCTTCAGTGATGGCTTCACCCGAGAGGAGCCAAC from Papio anubis isolate 15944 chromosome 9, Panubis1.0, whole genome shotgun sequence includes the following:
- the OGFOD2 gene encoding 2-oxoglutarate and iron-dependent oxygenase domain-containing protein 2 isoform X3, which codes for MATVAAPRRFCRCACFYTDNLYVARYGLHVRFRGEQQLLRDYGPILRSRGCVSAKDFQQLLAELEQEVERRQRLGPESAARKALIASSYHPARPEVYDSLQDAALAPEFLAAAEYSVSPGADLKGLLQRLETVSGEKRIYRVPVFTAPFCQALLEELEHFEQSDMPKGRPNTMNNYGVLLHELGLDEPLMTPLRERFLQPLMALLYPDCGGGRLDSHRAFVVKYALGQDLELGCHYDNAELTLNVALGKVFTGGALYFGGLFQAPTALTEPLEVEHVVGQGVLHRGGQLHGARPLGTGERWNLVVWLRASAVRNRLCPMCHREPDLVDDEGFSDGFTREEPTTVDVCALT
- the OGFOD2 gene encoding 2-oxoglutarate and iron-dependent oxygenase domain-containing protein 2 isoform X4, encoding MTHCRMQLWPPSFWPRLSTVCPRAQTSRAFSSGWRQYQQELEGSVGPACQEQDICIHSIPAMSLVSSFLPSHLPSCPHPANREKRIYRVPVFTAPFCQALLEELEHFEQSDMPKGRPNTMNNYGVLLHELGLDEPLMTPLRERFLQPLMALLYPDCGGGRLDSHRAFVVKYALGQDLELGCHYDNAELTLNVALGKVFTGGALYFGGLFQAPTALTEPLEVEHVVGQGVLHRGGQLHGARPLGTGERWNLVVWLRASAVRNRLCPMCHREPDLVDDEGFSDGFTREEPTTVDVCALT
- the OGFOD2 gene encoding 2-oxoglutarate and iron-dependent oxygenase domain-containing protein 2 isoform X1, whose product is MATVAAPRRFCRCACFYTDNLYVARYGLHVRFRGEQQLLRDYGPILRSRGCVSAKDFQQLLAEWPQEDGRPHLVTALCHPSWSRRWSGGSGSGRSQQLGKPSSRVPTTQHGLRSMTHCRMQLWPPSFWPRLSTVCPRAQTSRAFSSGWRQYQQELEGSVGPACQEQDICIHSIPAMSLVSSFLPSHLPSCPHPANREKRIYRVPVFTAPFCQALLEELEHFEQSDMPKGRPNTMNNYGVLLHELGLDEPLMTPLRERFLQPLMALLYPDCGGGRLDSHRAFVVKYALGQDLELGCHYDNAELTLNVALGKVFTGGALYFGGLFQAPTALTEPLEVEHVVGQGVLHRGGQLHGARPLGTGERWNLVVWLRASAVRNRLCPMCHREPDLVDDEGFSDGFTREEPTTVDVCALT
- the OGFOD2 gene encoding 2-oxoglutarate and iron-dependent oxygenase domain-containing protein 2 isoform X5 → MPKGRPNTMNNYGVLLHELGLDEPLMTPLRERFLQPLMALLYPDCGGGRLDSHRAFVVKYALGQDLELGCHYDNAELTLNVALGKVFTGGALYFGGLFQAPTALTEPLEVEHVVGQGVLHRGGQLHGARPLGTGERWNLVVWLRASAVRNRLCPMCHREPDLVDDEGFSDGFTREEPTTVDVCALT
- the OGFOD2 gene encoding 2-oxoglutarate and iron-dependent oxygenase domain-containing protein 2 isoform X2 produces the protein MATVAAPRRFCRCACFYTDNLYVARYGLHVRFRGEQQLLRDYGPILRSRGCVSAKDFQQLLAELEQEVERRQRLGPESAARKALIASSYHPARPEVYDSLQDAALAPEFLAAAEYSVSPGADLKGLLQRLETVSAGAGRVSGTSLPGTGHLHSFNTCHEPGEKRIYRVPVFTAPFCQALLEELEHFEQSDMPKGRPNTMNNYGVLLHELGLDEPLMTPLRERFLQPLMALLYPDCGGGRLDSHRAFVVKYALGQDLELGCHYDNAELTLNVALGKVFTGGALYFGGLFQAPTALTEPLEVEHVVGQGVLHRGGQLHGARPLGTGERWNLVVWLRASAVRNRLCPMCHREPDLVDDEGFSDGFTREEPTTVDVCALT